Proteins from a single region of Ensifer adhaerens:
- a CDS encoding GNAT family N-acetyltransferase, which translates to MTDQTVVVRDLRDAPHFFDAVADRIWRAWWEPHGFPLSHITGLLQQSLAEEAESLCLVAHVEDRFVGTASVIASDLEERPDLTPWVAAVWVDPPFRGAGIGGDIVLKAAHAALDTGAEAVHLCALPGKRAFYERLGWRLDEKDVGTDRLDVFSMRRA; encoded by the coding sequence ATGACCGATCAGACCGTCGTCGTCCGCGACCTTCGCGACGCACCGCATTTCTTCGATGCAGTGGCTGACCGTATCTGGCGCGCCTGGTGGGAGCCGCATGGCTTTCCTCTGAGCCACATCACCGGTCTGCTTCAGCAAAGCCTCGCCGAAGAGGCAGAATCCCTTTGCCTGGTGGCCCATGTCGAAGATCGCTTCGTCGGCACCGCCTCGGTGATCGCCTCAGACCTTGAAGAGCGACCGGATCTCACCCCTTGGGTGGCGGCCGTGTGGGTCGACCCGCCGTTCCGCGGCGCGGGCATCGGCGGCGACATCGTGCTCAAAGCCGCCCACGCAGCGCTCGATACCGGCGCCGAGGCCGTTCATCTCTGCGCCCTCCCCGGCAAGCGGGCCTTTTACGAACGCCTCGGCTGGCGGCTCGACGAAAAGGACGTGGGCACGGATCGCCTCGACGTCTTCAGCATGCGCCGCGCGTGA
- a CDS encoding GNAT family N-acetyltransferase, whose protein sequence is MKKHDLVYLTEDASHDAAIEIINEEAFGPGRFARAAARIREQGPHDRSLSFICADNGETIASVRMTAVMAGSIKGHLLGPLAVRPSHKNMGIGRELVRIAVEAARRKGSEAVILVGDPPYYQPLGFEKVRYGALEFPGPVDPARVLVVPMAEGVHAGLAGIIGWRDDAVASVVPLDLLLAV, encoded by the coding sequence ATGAAAAAGCACGATCTCGTCTACCTGACCGAAGACGCGTCCCATGACGCAGCCATCGAAATCATCAACGAAGAAGCTTTCGGCCCCGGTCGGTTCGCCCGGGCGGCCGCCCGCATCCGCGAGCAGGGGCCGCACGATCGGTCGCTGTCCTTCATCTGCGCCGACAACGGCGAGACCATCGCTTCGGTCAGGATGACGGCTGTGATGGCAGGTTCGATCAAGGGCCATCTGCTTGGGCCGCTCGCAGTCCGGCCTTCGCACAAGAACATGGGCATCGGCCGGGAGCTCGTGCGCATCGCCGTCGAGGCCGCCCGGCGGAAGGGCTCGGAAGCGGTGATCCTCGTTGGCGATCCGCCCTATTATCAGCCGCTCGGTTTCGAGAAGGTGCGTTACGGTGCGCTCGAATTTCCGGGGCCGGTCGATCCCGCGCGGGTGCTCGTCGTGCCGATGGCCGAGGGTGTGCATGCCGGCCTTGCCGGCATCATCGGCTGGCGGGATGATGCGGTGGCGTCCGTCGTGCCGCTCGATCTGCTGCTCGCGGTCTGA
- a CDS encoding GNAT family N-acetyltransferase, whose product MFEVTDAPPPEALEAIGNGLTAFNASDVGPSERRPLAVLVGGPEAKGQRGGLNGYTGWGWLFVQWLWLPEDLRGQGLAGKLLQAAEDEARRRGCHSAWIDTFNPQARRTYERQGYEAFGELPDFPIGRTRVFLKKSFVAS is encoded by the coding sequence ATGTTCGAGGTAACGGACGCACCTCCGCCCGAAGCGCTGGAAGCGATCGGCAATGGCCTCACGGCCTTCAATGCCTCCGACGTCGGCCCTTCGGAGCGGCGACCGCTCGCCGTGCTCGTTGGCGGCCCCGAGGCGAAGGGGCAACGCGGCGGCCTGAACGGCTACACCGGCTGGGGCTGGCTCTTCGTGCAATGGCTGTGGCTGCCGGAGGACCTTCGTGGCCAAGGCCTCGCCGGAAAGCTGCTTCAGGCGGCGGAGGATGAGGCTCGACGCCGCGGCTGCCACAGTGCCTGGATCGACACTTTCAACCCGCAAGCCCGGCGCACCTACGAACGCCAGGGCTACGAGGCCTTCGGCGAACTGCCGGACTTCCCTATCGGCCGCACCCGGGTCTTTCTGAAGAAGTCGTTCGTCGCCAGCTAG